CGCTTGGTTTCACTGTGCACCTGAAGACACGCAGAGGCTTCCCTGGTCTCACATTGCAAAAATCTCAGCTTAGCTACCaccttctctttccctcccttccttcttccagcAAATACTGGCTGAGTGGCTGGATCTTccatgtcaggcactgttctaagaatTGGGGATTTGGGGAAAAGCAAAACTGACAAAATCCCTGCTCAAGGAGCTGACATCCCTTTTCAGTCAAACTGCCTAAAGGAGAAGGGAAATGGCCCTCCTGCCTTCCATCTGCTCATAGGAAATAAGCATGTCTTGGCAAAAAGTGATCCAATGTGTTTTATTGAAGCAATTCCATTTTGTTCTATCAATAGAATTTTGGACAAATGATCTCTGACTTAATCAGTGTCTCCATAGGGACCTGGTCTCCCGCTTTCTAGACATCACCTTTGTGGACATCTCGCTTTCCCAGACAGGTTTTTCTGGAGAAGTCTTTGATAAGAGAGTGTGAGCAAATGGCGGTGGCCTGGAAGATCCATGGGATTGGAGAAGAGTTGGTTTCTTTGGCAAAAGTCGATTCCTTCCATCTCTTCACTATAATAACTATTTTTGTTATCAAATTTGGTGTTATCAGGAGCCACAAAATGACTACCCCAGCCGGGCTGAGGAGCAGCTGTCCTTTATAACTAAGGGTCAGTGACTAGTCAGTCTGGAGAGAGATGGCTGACTTGAAGAACAGCACAGAAGCCATTTGGACATTCCCAGCTGGGTGGGGAGGCCAGAGATGAGGCCTGCATTCCACACTGTACTTGTCCTTTTCTGGAAAACTAGAAGTCAGGAAAGCAAAAGGAGGACGTTCCATGCAGACCCACATGACAGGCTTCCCCTCCCCTAGTTACTGTCCAAGAGTAGAAGGTGGAAGATTCGTTAGTTCCTCCTTTTCTGGGTACACCTCTGACACCTTATTTATCTTGGTGAAAATCTGATTGATCTCTATAAATGTCTTGGCCTTGGTCTCGGGGACAACCAGGAAGGTATAAATGGTGGTGAGAAGACATATTACGGCAAAAATGATGAAGCTGTAAGCCCCCAGGCCGACCTGTGGGAAAGAGCAGGCGAGAACCATGTGGGAAGGGGCTTCCTCACCTTGCAGCTGCCAGCTCCACAGCCAGCTCCACAGCTAAGTGGGGAGCCCATGAACTTTCTCAAATAGGATCTCATTGTACTgcttgggagtcctggtggtcagACAGTTAATGtgttcatctgctaactgaaaggctggaggttcaaggccacccaggggtgcctcggaagaaatccctggtgatttacttccaaaaaatcagcgattgaaaaccacatggagcaaagtTGTACTCTGGAACTCATGGGGTGGCCATGCATTggagttgatttgatggcaaatGGTAACAGGACTTTTTGAGGATTTGTGAATTCGGGGCCCCTGCATACCTGAATGAAGGGGAAGACCAAGCCCACGGTGAAGTTGGAGAGCCAGTGAACGCTGCCCCCCACCATGTAGGCGGCTGGCCGAGAGGACTGCAGGAAGATCTCGGTGATGAGCAGTGCGGGAATGGGACCTTGGGGAAGAAAGAGGCAAGGTGTAGGATCACTGCAGGCAGCCCTTGAGGCCCTGCCCATGAAAGGCACTCTAGCATTCTAGTCTGAAGCAGGGACTCCTGGTCTGGTGGAGAAGCAGTGTGAGGATGCAAATGACAAGAGTTTACTGATGACATTTTGAtgtccctaaaccaaaaccaaatctgttgctgttgagtcaatttcgactcctagcgaccctataggacagagtagaattgtcccatagggtttccaaggagtggctggtggatttgaactgctgacttttggttagtagtcatagctcttaaccactgtgcccaaaTGACCTCCTGTAGGCTTACCAAGTTAATCTCCCAGGGGAGCATGCTTTGACCTCCAAAAGTTACTGTACAGTTTCATTTTGGTTATGCTCCACCCAACcctaggaaaggcctggcaatctcctcctgCAAATCAGCTAATAAAAACCCTGTTGATCTTAACGGcctgatctgcagctgatcatggggatggcacaggactgggcagagtttcattccattgtgcatggtgtcaccatgaatcCAAGACCCACtcaagacagctaacaacaaccgccCTAGGAAATAGGAGGGGTAGAGAGAATATTCCAAGTCCGCCTTCCTACTCCCTGGAACCGCTCGAAGAAGCTCAAGGTGGAAGTTTCTAGGGCTGGTGGCACAGAAAAGGGGGAATGAAACTGAGACCAGCTCTGGGGTACGTACTGGGCCCGATTGCGTGTCCTATGACATAGGAGATGACACAGACAATGCTGATGTAAGGCATCCAGGATACTGTCTCCTGTGGAAGGAAACAGAATCGCGTCACACTTTGCAAAGCAAAGACAACCTGGGAGGTGGATGTTAAGAATCTTGGGCCCCAGTGGCCGAAATTGTATGATCCGAGGGATGGCCTCTCTAGCCAGCCAGGAAAGACAGACCCCTAGCACCATCTTGATGGACCATTATCAGCTGAAAGCGGGTATGGGCTACTGGATCTTTTGTCCTCATAACACCAGTTGGGACACAGTGTAAGAGTGACACTGCTCTCCTTCCCAGGCACCGCTCTGAGCCCCGGACATTGAGCCCTGCCTTTTCTCACCTGTAGTACCAGGGCGGCGGTCAGCACGCAGCAGGCTGTGAGGCAGATGGAGAAGCCGAGGAGGATCAGCAGTCTTCTGCCCAGCAGCTCCACCACAAACACCTGGAGAAGAAGGTGAGGCAGTATGGATGGAGGCGCAGGGGCCAGTGCCCTGGCGTCCAGCTACACCCCTGACCAGAGCAGTGGGTCCAAGTACCTTTGCAGAGCCGCCTTCCTTGGGAACCTATCCCAGCCCTCACACCCTCTTCTGATGAGGCAGCTGTGTGGAGAGCCAGGTGAGCTGTGTTCTTGCCGCCTGTGTGTGAGTATGCCCGTGCTTGGCCACTGGTgtacacatgcatgtgtgtgcatgtgtgaataatgtgtgtgtacatgtacataatgtgtgcacatatgtaatgtatacgtgtgtgtatgcacacgttTGTGTACATGTacatgcgtgtgcatgtgtgcatgtgcatgtacgCTCATGTGCACAAGAATGTGCCCTTAAAAGACCagcaggaaagcctggtggtgtcaCTAGGCCCAAGCTGCCCAGGCTTCAATGGCTCCACTCCTTCCACTCCTTAGGGCCTTATAATTGTATACCCCTGAATCAGGATCCCTGCCAACTGCTGGAGGCCGTATATCTGGATGAACTCAAGAGATTCTCTCCTCCAGGGGTGGCTGAGGAGCTTCATCCAGGTGCCGCCCAACATGGAGCCATTCAGTGGGGGCACTGCCAGGGCCACCATGCTGCCCCGTCTAGGGCCCGATCCATTCCTGTCACAACATGGACCTGGCACAGGTAGCATGCACCCTGGACAGCTTGGCAGCCCCAAATGTAAGAAGCTGAGGAGTCATTTCACacattggagtggggagagggggGTCTTCATCTCTGGGGAGGCTATAGGCTGCTCCCCCAGGAGACAGGCTGGGCCCTGAGGAGAGCTCAGAGGCTGGAGACGAGGGACCAAGGGGCGTGTCACTATTTCAGAGCCCAGACTCACTCCTTGGTGGGCAGTCCCCCTCTCAGATGCCCCTCAGTTGGTGGTGGCAGACGGGGGACAGCCCAGGACACTCACAGCACAAATGGTCATCACCACGTTGACGGCCCCTGTGCCTGCCGTCACGTACTGGACCTCGGCCTCCTTCACGCCGGCGCTGAGGTAGATCTGGTCCGCATAGTAGTAAATCTGGAACAGATGGTGGAAAGGGAGTGAGGGGCCAGACGGGGAAAGGGCTGTGCCAAGGGGCCTGCTGCACTGTGGGCTCCACAGCCACGTGAAGGAGGGCCTGTGTGTGCCCGGAAACCTGCCTCTGTCCAGGGTTTTGTGTCCCTGTCCCCCAGAGCCCCTAGACCCTGCCCAGCCTCCCTGTCCCTCTGTTAGCTCCCGTACTGCGTTGACGCCGGACAGCTGCTGGCCGCCCATGAGGACAATGATGGTGATGAGCTGCCACCGCAGGGACCGCAGGCTGAACAGCTTCAGCACGGAGATGGTACCCGCGGCCCGCTCCGCCTCGTCCTCCTTCCGGATCTCCTCTATCTCCTCCTCCACGTTGTCCCAGCCTCGCAGCCTCCTCAAAGCTAAGGGCAGTGGGCCGGGGGCATGTGAGGGCATTGAGCTGAGATGCCACGACCTCCCACCCCCATTCTGCCTCTCGGAGGACAGCGTTACCATTCTTGGCAGCCGTTTCATCCTTCTTCTGAACCAGCAGGTATCTGGGGCTCTCAGGGAAGAAGGGCAGGAGTGCAAGCTGCAGTGCCGCGGGGACCCCGGTCAGCCCCAGGAGAATCGGCCAACCTGCAAAAGACCACATCCCCACCTGAGGTCTTGGCTCTGGCACCACCTCCCACAGTGGCCTTCCTGGTGTCCCAAGTCTGCTGCCCTTGCCCACTGCACGGGGCCAGTCACACTCTGTTCATGGAGTACACACTCTGCAAGGGCAGGGGCTGTCGTTCTCCCCCAGGGTCCCAGCACCAAGAATAGGGCCTAACAAATAGTGCATACTCAGTCAGTACTTAGAGAAGGGACAACCGGTGATAACACCACACACCCAACAGATTGTCAGAAATGAAGAAGTCTGACGATGCCAAGTGCTGACAAGGCTGTGGGCAAATGGGAACTCTCCACACTGTGTTCTGGGGACACTGTGGTGTCCTCTAGACGGCAGTCTGGAGGATCTAGTGAAGCTACACATC
This DNA window, taken from Elephas maximus indicus isolate mEleMax1 chromosome 3, mEleMax1 primary haplotype, whole genome shotgun sequence, encodes the following:
- the SLC2A5 gene encoding solute carrier family 2, facilitated glucose transporter member 5 isoform X4 → MVRMEDRADCPLRFASLHPAEHQGKSWHSANRQERLTLILALATLIAAFGSSFQYGYNVAVINSPAEIMKQFYNDTNYERYGEYIPEVSLTLLWSVSVSMFPFGGFLGSLLVGPLVTRLGRKGTLLFNNIFSIVPAILMGCSKVAGSFEMIILSRLLVGICAGLSSNVVPMYLGELAPKNLRGALGVVPQLFITVGIFVAQIFGLRSLLATEEGWPILLGLTGVPAALQLALLPFFPESPRYLLVQKKDETAAKNDLLLCGPDLPQRRREGGRGPVRDGRHRGRQRGDDHLCCVCGGAAGQKTADPPRLLHLPHSLLRADRRPGTTGPIPALLITEIFLQSSRPAAYMVGGSVHWLSNFTVGLVFPFIQVGLGAYSFIIFAVICLLTTIYTFLVVPETKAKTFIEINQIFTKINKVSEVYPEKEELTNLPPSTLGQ
- the SLC2A5 gene encoding solute carrier family 2, facilitated glucose transporter member 5 isoform X5, with protein sequence MGCSKVAGSFEMIILSRLLVGICAGLSSNVVPMYLGELAPKNLRGALGVVPQLFITVGIFVAQIFGLRSLLATEEGWPILLGLTGVPAALQLALLPFFPESPRYLLVQKKDETAAKNALRRLRGWDNVEEEIEEIRKEDEAERAAGTISVLKLFSLRSLRWQLITIIVLMGGQQLSGVNAIYYYADQIYLSAGVKEAEVQYVTAGTGAVNVVMTICAVFVVELLGRRLLILLGFSICLTACCVLTAALVLQETVSWMPYISIVCVISYVIGHAIGPSPIPALLITEIFLQSSRPAAYMVGGSVHWLSNFTVGLVFPFIQVGLGAYSFIIFAVICLLTTIYTFLVVPETKAKTFIEINQIFTKINKVSEVYPEKEELTNLPPSTLGQ
- the SLC2A5 gene encoding solute carrier family 2, facilitated glucose transporter member 5 isoform X1, giving the protein MVRMEDRADCPLRFASLHPAEHQGKSWHSANRQERLTLILALATLIAAFGSSFQYGYNVAVINSPAEIMKQFYNDTNYERYGEYIPEVSLTLLWSVSVSMFPFGGFLGSLLVGPLVTRLGRKGTLLFNNIFSIVPAILMGCSKVAGSFEMIILSRLLVGICAGLSSNVVPMYLGELAPKNLRGALGVVPQLFITVGIFVAQIFGLRSLLATEEGWPILLGLTGVPAALQLALLPFFPESPRYLLVQKKDETAAKNALRRLRGWDNVEEEIEEIRKEDEAERAAGTISVLKLFSLRSLRWQLITIIVLMGGQQLSGVNAIYYYADQIYLSAGVKEAEVQYVTAGTGAVNVVMTICAVFVVELLGRRLLILLGFSICLTACCVLTAALVLQETVSWMPYISIVCVISYVIGHAIGPSPIPALLITEIFLQSSRPAAYMVGGSVHWLSNFTVGLVFPFIQVGLGAYSFIIFAVICLLTTIYTFLVVPETKAKTFIEINQIFTKINKVSEVYPEKEELTNLPPSTLGQ
- the SLC2A5 gene encoding solute carrier family 2, facilitated glucose transporter member 5 isoform X3; amino-acid sequence: MVRMEDRADCPLRFASLHPAEHQGKSWHSANRQERLTLILALATLIAAFGSSFQYGYNVAVINSPAEIMKQFYNDTNYERYGEYIPEVSLTLLWSVSVSMFPFGGFLGSLLVGPLVTRLGRKGTLLFNNIFSIVPAILMGCSKVAGSFEMIILSRLLVGICAGLSSNVVPMYLGELAPKNLRGALGVVPQLFITVGIFVAQIFGLRSLLATEEGWPILLGLTGVPAALQLALLPFFPESPRYLLVQKKDETAAKNDLLLCGPDLPQRRREGGRGPVRDGRHRGRQRGDDHLCCVCGGAAGQKTADPPRLLHLPHSLLRADRRPGTTGDSILDALHQHCLCHLLCHRTRNRAQSHSRTAHHRDLPAVLSASRLHGGGQRSLALQLHRGLGLPLHSGRPGGLQLHHFCRNMSSHHHLYLPGCPRDQGQDIYRDQSDFHQDK
- the SLC2A5 gene encoding solute carrier family 2, facilitated glucose transporter member 5 isoform X2, giving the protein MVRMEDRADCPLRFASLHPAEHQGKSWHSANRQERLTLILALATLIAAFGSSFQYGYNVAVINSPAEIMKQFYNDTNYERYGEYIPEVSLTLLWSVSVSMFPFGGFLGSLLVGPLVTRLGRKGTLLFNNIFSIVPAILMGCSKVAGSFEMIILSRLLVGICAGLSSNVVPMYLGELAPKNLRGALGVVPQLFITVGIFVAQIFGLRSLLATEEGWPILLGLTGVPAALQLALLPFFPESPRYLLVQKKDETAAKNALRRLRGWDNVEEEIEEIRKEDEAERAAGTISVLKLFSLRSLRWQLITIIVLMGGQQLSGVNAIYYYADQIYLSAGVKEAEVQYVTAGTGAVNVVMTICAVFVVELLGRRLLILLGFSICLTACCVLTAALVLQVPFPHCSSPRSSCSPLGQPPTWWGAAFTGSPTSPWAWSSPSFRSAWGLTASSFLP